One Rhodoferax ferrireducens T118 DNA segment encodes these proteins:
- a CDS encoding TRAP transporter substrate-binding protein: MDRRSLIKHAGIAGVLAAGVAPAVHAQAAIRWRLASSFPKSLDTIFGAAEVFSKAVKEMSGGKFEVSVHAAGELMPAFGVVDGVQNGTVEMAHTAPYYFFGKNEAFAIGGAIPFGMNSRQLTAWIVDGNGGKLMREFYAKYSIVNFLGGNTGAQMGGWFRKEIKSPADIKGLKFRIGGFAGKVIERMGGVPQNIPGGEIYQALEKGTIDAAEWIGPYDDQKLGFNKVAPFYYYPGWWEGSLNLEFYVNQKALNGLSAENKAIVQAAAYEAHVTTQARYDARNPGALKQLVAAKTKVLPFPQSVLDASFQASMDLYGDLEKSNPDWKKIYDDYRNFQRDEILWFRFAEGRFDSFMSSKKL, translated from the coding sequence ATGGATCGTCGTTCTTTAATTAAACACGCCGGCATTGCCGGTGTACTGGCCGCCGGTGTGGCGCCGGCTGTGCACGCGCAGGCCGCCATTCGATGGCGTCTGGCTTCGAGCTTTCCAAAATCACTGGACACTATTTTTGGTGCGGCCGAAGTGTTTTCCAAGGCTGTCAAGGAAATGTCTGGAGGCAAGTTCGAAGTGTCGGTGCATGCGGCCGGGGAGCTGATGCCGGCGTTTGGCGTGGTCGATGGCGTGCAAAACGGTACGGTGGAAATGGCGCACACTGCGCCGTACTACTTCTTCGGCAAGAACGAGGCCTTCGCCATCGGCGGCGCTATTCCCTTCGGCATGAACTCGCGCCAACTCACGGCATGGATTGTGGACGGCAACGGCGGCAAGCTGATGCGCGAGTTTTATGCCAAGTACAGCATTGTCAACTTCCTGGGCGGCAACACGGGCGCGCAAATGGGGGGCTGGTTCCGCAAGGAGATCAAGTCGCCTGCGGACATCAAGGGTCTGAAATTTCGTATTGGCGGCTTTGCCGGCAAGGTGATCGAGCGCATGGGCGGTGTGCCGCAGAACATTCCTGGCGGCGAGATCTATCAGGCGCTGGAAAAGGGCACCATCGATGCGGCCGAATGGATCGGCCCGTACGATGACCAGAAGCTGGGCTTCAACAAGGTGGCGCCGTTTTATTACTACCCCGGCTGGTGGGAGGGTAGCCTGAACCTTGAGTTCTATGTGAATCAAAAAGCCCTCAATGGCCTGTCGGCCGAAAACAAGGCCATTGTGCAGGCCGCGGCCTACGAGGCCCATGTCACTACGCAGGCCCGCTACGATGCGCGCAACCCCGGTGCGCTCAAGCAGCTCGTCGCCGCCAAAACCAAGGTGCTGCCGTTTCCTCAGTCCGTGCTGGATGCATCGTTCCAGGCGTCCATGGATCTGTACGGAGATCTGGAAAAGAGCAACCCGGACTGGAAGAAAATTTACGACGATTACCGCAACTTCCAGCGCGACGAGATTCTCTGGTTCCGTTTTGCCGAGGGGCGCTTCGACAGCTTCATGTCCTCCAAGAAGCTCTGA
- a CDS encoding TRAP transporter substrate-binding protein, giving the protein MDRRSVIKHAGIAGVLAVGAAPAVHAQGANVRWRLASSFPKSLDTIFGSAEMFAKTVKALSGGKFEVSVHAAGELMPAFGVVDAIQNGTVEMAQTASYYFTGKDPIFAFGCAVPFGLTARQMDAWMEHGNGRKLMDEFYAKYNIKSRSAGNTGTQMGGWYRKEIKTVKDLKGLKMRMGGGLFGESMQKLGVVPQNMPAGDVYQALEKGTLDAVEFVGPYDDQKLGFNKVAPYYYYPGWWEGGAELEFFINAKAYAALSPEYQAIVDAATTVAARDMTAKYDAFNPIALKKLVADKTQLKAFPKEIMDAGFKTAMEVFAEHEASSAEFKKIHQDMRAFQRDQLLWLRFSEYRFDSYMTTVKL; this is encoded by the coding sequence ATGGATCGTCGTTCCGTAATCAAGCACGCAGGCATTGCCGGCGTGCTGGCCGTTGGTGCTGCACCGGCAGTGCATGCACAAGGGGCCAATGTTCGCTGGCGTCTGGCTTCGAGCTTTCCGAAGTCGCTCGACACAATTTTTGGCAGCGCAGAAATGTTTGCCAAGACCGTCAAGGCTCTGTCTGGTGGCAAGTTTGAAGTGTCGGTGCATGCCGCTGGCGAACTGATGCCGGCATTTGGTGTGGTGGATGCGATTCAGAACGGCACGGTCGAGATGGCCCAGACGGCGTCCTATTACTTCACCGGGAAAGATCCTATCTTTGCCTTTGGCTGTGCCGTGCCTTTTGGCCTGACCGCGCGCCAGATGGATGCCTGGATGGAGCATGGCAACGGCCGCAAACTGATGGACGAGTTTTACGCCAAGTACAACATCAAGAGCCGCAGTGCGGGCAACACCGGCACGCAAATGGGCGGCTGGTACCGCAAGGAAATCAAGACCGTCAAGGACCTGAAAGGCCTGAAAATGCGCATGGGCGGTGGGCTTTTTGGCGAGTCCATGCAAAAGCTGGGCGTTGTGCCGCAGAACATGCCGGCCGGCGATGTGTACCAGGCACTTGAAAAAGGCACGCTGGATGCTGTCGAGTTTGTGGGTCCTTACGACGATCAGAAGCTGGGCTTTAACAAAGTGGCGCCTTACTACTACTATCCCGGTTGGTGGGAAGGCGGCGCGGAGCTGGAGTTTTTCATCAATGCCAAAGCCTATGCGGCACTGTCGCCGGAATATCAAGCCATTGTCGACGCGGCAACCACGGTGGCCGCCAGGGACATGACGGCCAAGTACGATGCGTTCAACCCGATTGCCTTGAAGAAACTGGTGGCCGACAAGACGCAGCTCAAGGCATTTCCAAAGGAAATCATGGATGCCGGCTTCAAGACGGCCATGGAAGTGTTTGCGGAGCACGAGGCCAGCTCTGCCGAGTTCAAGAAGATTCACCAGGACATGCGTGCCTTCCAGCGTGACCAGTTGTTGTGGCTGCGTTTTTCCGAGTACCGTTTCGACAGCTACATGACCACAGTCAAGCTGTAA
- the dxs gene encoding 1-deoxy-D-xylulose-5-phosphate synthase, with amino-acid sequence MPHNSYPLLHTINDPADLRLVPRAQLGALADELRAYLLHSVAKTGGHLSSNLGTVELTVALHYVFNTPHDRVVWDVGHQTYPHKILTGRRERMATLRQLGGLSGFPQRGESEYDDFGTAHSSTSISAALGMALAAKIRGEERYAIAVIGDGALTAGMAFEALNNAGVADCNLLVILNDNDMSISPPVGALNRHLAKLMSGQFYAAAKNVGKTVLKGAPPLFELAKRLEESAKGMVVPATLFEKFGFNYIGPIDGHDLDALIPTLENIKHLKGPQFLHVVTKKGQGYKLAEADPVAYHGPGKFDPAVGLQAPATSPKQTFTQVFGQWLCDMAAVDPRLVGITPAMREGSGMVEFEQRFPQRFFDVGIAEQHAVTFAAGLACEGLKPVVAIYSTFLQRGYDQLIHDVAIQNLPVVFALDRAGLVGADGATHAGAYDIPFLRCIPNVSVACPADENECRQLLSTAFAQNHPVAVRYPRGAGAGTVVQAGLEALPFGQGEIRRAGSSVAILAFGTLLHPALQVAEKLNVTVVNMRWVKPLDVALLLQVAADHDALVTVEEGAIMGGAGSAVLEALQAAGVLKPVLQLGLRDEFIEHGDPAKLLALQGLDAAGIQASITKRFAALLVPGRLALKAVA; translated from the coding sequence ATGCCACATAATTCGTATCCCCTGCTGCACACCATCAATGATCCCGCTGACCTGCGGCTCGTGCCGCGCGCGCAGTTGGGCGCGCTGGCCGACGAGTTGCGGGCTTATTTGCTCCACAGTGTGGCCAAAACCGGGGGCCACCTGAGCTCCAACCTGGGCACGGTTGAGTTGACCGTGGCTTTGCACTATGTGTTCAACACCCCGCATGACCGCGTGGTGTGGGACGTGGGGCACCAGACCTACCCGCACAAAATTTTGACCGGTCGGCGCGAGCGCATGGCCACGCTGCGCCAGCTCGGCGGTTTGAGCGGTTTCCCGCAACGGGGCGAGAGTGAATACGACGACTTTGGCACCGCACATTCCAGTACCTCCATTTCAGCCGCTTTGGGGATGGCGCTGGCGGCCAAAATCAGGGGTGAGGAGCGGTATGCGATTGCCGTGATTGGCGACGGTGCCCTGACCGCCGGCATGGCGTTTGAAGCGCTCAACAATGCCGGGGTTGCCGACTGCAACCTGCTGGTGATCCTCAATGACAACGACATGAGCATCAGCCCGCCGGTGGGCGCGCTCAATCGGCATCTGGCCAAGCTCATGAGCGGCCAGTTTTATGCCGCTGCCAAAAACGTTGGCAAGACCGTGCTCAAAGGCGCGCCGCCGCTGTTTGAACTGGCCAAGCGGCTGGAAGAAAGCGCCAAAGGCATGGTGGTGCCAGCGACCCTGTTCGAGAAATTCGGCTTCAATTACATCGGCCCGATTGATGGCCATGACCTTGATGCCTTGATCCCCACGCTGGAGAACATCAAGCACCTCAAGGGTCCGCAGTTTTTGCATGTGGTGACCAAAAAAGGGCAGGGCTACAAACTGGCCGAAGCCGACCCGGTGGCCTACCACGGCCCCGGCAAGTTTGACCCGGCAGTTGGCCTGCAGGCGCCCGCCACCAGCCCGAAGCAAACCTTTACCCAGGTGTTTGGTCAGTGGCTGTGCGACATGGCGGCCGTTGACCCGCGGCTGGTGGGCATCACGCCCGCCATGCGCGAGGGTTCCGGCATGGTGGAGTTTGAGCAGCGTTTTCCGCAGCGTTTCTTTGACGTGGGCATCGCCGAGCAGCATGCGGTGACTTTTGCCGCGGGGCTGGCCTGTGAAGGCCTGAAGCCGGTGGTGGCGATCTATTCCACCTTTTTGCAGCGCGGCTACGACCAGTTGATCCACGACGTGGCAATTCAAAACCTGCCGGTGGTCTTTGCGCTCGATCGTGCGGGTCTGGTGGGTGCCGATGGTGCCACGCATGCCGGGGCTTACGACATTCCATTTTTGCGTTGTATTCCCAACGTCAGCGTGGCTTGCCCGGCCGATGAGAACGAGTGCCGGCAGTTGCTCAGCACCGCTTTTGCGCAGAATCACCCGGTGGCCGTGCGTTATCCGCGTGGTGCCGGGGCCGGCACAGTTGTCCAGGCCGGGTTGGAAGCCTTGCCGTTTGGCCAAGGTGAAATCCGGCGCGCGGGCAGCAGTGTCGCCATTCTGGCCTTTGGCACGCTCCTGCACCCGGCATTGCAGGTGGCTGAAAAACTCAACGTCACGGTGGTCAACATGCGCTGGGTCAAGCCGCTGGATGTGGCGCTGCTGCTACAGGTGGCCGCCGACCATGACGCATTGGTGACAGTGGAAGAGGGCGCCATCATGGGTGGCGCTGGCAGCGCGGTGCTGGAAGCCTTGCAAGCGGCAGGCGTGCTCAAGCCCGTGTTGCAACTGGGCTTGCGCGACGAATTCATTGAACATGGTGACCCGGCCAAATTGCTGGCGCTGCAGGGCTTGGATGCCGCCGGAATTCAAGCCTCGATCACCAAGCGCTTTGCGGCGCTGCTGGTGCCCGGACGCCTGGCGCTCAAAGCCGTCGCCTGA